The Nitrospirota bacterium genome segment AGTTACTTCGACTTCCTCATGGCGCGGTCGTCAATAGACTGGAGATTTCCCCTGATCAGAAGTCAATGATTGCCCATCGGCAGATTGAAGGCGCCGACGAAATTTTGGAAATACTTTTGCCCGCGGTTATCACCTGTCAAAAAGGTTTAAATGAGCCGCGGTATCCCTCGCTGCCGGGAATTATGAAGGCCAAATCCAAACCCCTGGCGGAGATCAATCACGAGGGGCTGAAATTAGATCCAAAAACCGTGGGTTTGTCCGCCGCGCTGGTCAAAATCGTGAAACTATTCCCGCCGAAAACCAGGACCACGGGGAAAATAATCGAAGGCCCGCCGGCGGAAGCGGTTAAGGAACTGGTTCAACACCTGAGTGAAGCAACCGGCTTGGCCGGTGCGTAACGCGGGGTTCGGGGGCCATCGGAGCATCCGCTGAAAGCGGGGCGCACGGGCCCCTGAATACAAATAGGATAAGAAGCCAAAGTTTTATAGTACGGAAAAAATCTATGCCTGGCATCCTGATTTTCGCTGAACAAAGGAATGGAAAACTAAAAAACGCTCTCATGGAATTGCTGGGAGAGGGAACACGGCTTGCCCGCGCTTTAGGCGAGGAACTTTCCGTTTTGGTCGTTGGAAGCCGTCTGGAGGAATTAGCCGGGTTAATTTCCGGCGTGGACCGAATCTATTTAGCCGATGATCAGAGACTGGAGCAGTATTCTTCGGAGGCTTACTCCCGGATATTGGCAAATCTGATTCAAAAACTAATGCCCTCGCTTCTCTTATTCGGGGCTTCGGCGATGAGTAGAGACCTGGGTCCTAAAATTGCCGCACGAACTGGAACCCCTTATTCGCCGGATTGCACCTCCATTGAATTGGATCCGCAAAAAAAAATAAACGTGATCAGGCCTGTTTATGCCGGAAAGCTCAATGCGCAGTTAGATCTTGGCGGAGTCCGGCCCAAAATTCTAACCCTCAGACCTCATGTTTTCGCGCCGTTTCAGGGAGAAAGTTCAAAAAAGCCGAAAATCGAGAAAATTGAAGTTCCTTCTGATATTTTTGATCTCAGGGTGAAACTCAAGGAAATCGTTGCCACGGTTGAATCAAAAGTTGATTTAACGGAAGCTCAGATTATTGTGTCGGGAGGAAGGGGTTTAAAAGGCCCGGAGAATTTCAAGCTCATCGAGGAGCTGGCCGAAGTTTTGGGCGCCGCGGTCGGAGCTTCAAGAGCGGCCGTGGACGCCGGCTGGAAACCTCACTCTTATCAAGTCGGTCTTACCGGGAAAACCGTGTCTCCCCTCGTTTATATCGCGTGCGGGATCTCGGGAGCGATTCAGCATCAGGCGGGAATGTCTTCCGCCAAAACGATTGTGGCGATTAATAAAGACTCTCAGGCTCCTATCTTTAAAATAGCGGATTACGGCATTGTCGGAGACCTGTTTGAAATTGTTCCACTCTTAACACAAGAATTTAAAAAATTAAAAGAAGGATCTTGACGAAGGTTTTCTCGTAGGGGCAGGCCCCTGTGCCTGCCCTGGGCAACCACGGGGGGTTGCCCCTTACAAGAAACATGTCACAATTATTTTTACGTTTGTATTCGTTTAGCGGGGCTAAAGTAAATGGCGGAAGAAAAATTTGATGTTATTATCGTTGGGGCAGGACCCGCAGGGTCGGCGGCGGCGCTGGTTTGCGCCCGGGCAGGCCTCCAAACCGTTGTTTTTGAACGGGGGGAGTTTCCCGGTGCCAAAAACATTTTTGGCGGAATCCTCTACACCCCGATTTTAAATGAATTGATTCCCAAATTCTGGGAAGAGGCCCCCCTGGAACGGTCCGTTATTTCTCGTCGTTTTTCAATTCTTTCAGATTCCGCGGAATCGGCTTTTAGTTTCAAAGAAAACCGTTTTAATCACCCCCCCTTTAATCATAGTTTTACCGCTCTTCGATCACGGTTTGACCGGTGGTTTGCCAAAAAGGCCGAAGAGGCGGGAGCCATGGTCATTCCCCAAACCCTGGTGGAAGAGATATGGGTTGAAGATGGGAAGGTTGTCGGTGTCCGTGCCGGAAGAGAGGGGGGAGACCTTCGGGCAGACCTTGTTATTTGTGCCGAAGGCGCCAACTCTTTTTTGTCAGAAAAGCTCGGTTTACGAAAAAAATATCCTCCGAAAACCATAGCCGTGGCGGTCAAGGAGCTGATGGCTCTCCCAAAAGAAACCATTAATGACCGTTTCCAATTGGAAGAGGGGGAAGGGGCGGCTTATGAGTTCTTTGGCGGAGCCGTAAACGGCCTGATCGGATCGGCTTTTATTTATACCAATAAAGATTCACTATCCGTGGGCCTGGGATGCACCATTGAATCATTAATCGATCAAAAAATGAATGCCAATGCCTTGCTTGACCGGTTCAAGAATCATCCGGTTATTCGTCCGTTGATTAAAGGGGCGGAGACACAAGAGTTCGCGGCTCATTTGATTCCGGAAGGCGGGTATCACCAGATCCCAAAAATGGTCATGGATGGCCTGATGCTGGCGGGGGATGCCGCCCATCTGGTCAACAGTTCTTTATATCATGAAGGGACCAACCTGGCGATGGCTTCAGGCATGCTGGCGGGGCAAACGGCAG includes the following:
- a CDS encoding electron transfer flavoprotein subunit alpha/FixB family protein, with the translated sequence MPGILIFAEQRNGKLKNALMELLGEGTRLARALGEELSVLVVGSRLEELAGLISGVDRIYLADDQRLEQYSSEAYSRILANLIQKLMPSLLLFGASAMSRDLGPKIAARTGTPYSPDCTSIELDPQKKINVIRPVYAGKLNAQLDLGGVRPKILTLRPHVFAPFQGESSKKPKIEKIEVPSDIFDLRVKLKEIVATVESKVDLTEAQIIVSGGRGLKGPENFKLIEELAEVLGAAVGASRAAVDAGWKPHSYQVGLTGKTVSPLVYIACGISGAIQHQAGMSSAKTIVAINKDSQAPIFKIADYGIVGDLFEIVPLLTQEFKKLKEGS
- a CDS encoding FAD-dependent monooxygenase translates to MAEEKFDVIIVGAGPAGSAAALVCARAGLQTVVFERGEFPGAKNIFGGILYTPILNELIPKFWEEAPLERSVISRRFSILSDSAESAFSFKENRFNHPPFNHSFTALRSRFDRWFAKKAEEAGAMVIPQTLVEEIWVEDGKVVGVRAGREGGDLRADLVICAEGANSFLSEKLGLRKKYPPKTIAVAVKELMALPKETINDRFQLEEGEGAAYEFFGGAVNGLIGSAFIYTNKDSLSVGLGCTIESLIDQKMNANALLDRFKNHPVIRPLIKGAETQEFAAHLIPEGGYHQIPKMVMDGLMLAGDAAHLVNSSLYHEGTNLAMASGMLAGQTAVEAKEKGDFSGSFLNRYIDKLEQSFVMKDLKRYAGIARWAHSSPEFFKEYPDLALDLLKDYFTISTDSKGDIQKKMWQKIKEKTSLFKLAKNLFKFKKVMFPSA